One segment of Primulina tabacum isolate GXHZ01 chromosome 6, ASM2559414v2, whole genome shotgun sequence DNA contains the following:
- the LOC142548972 gene encoding uncharacterized protein LOC142548972: MAQGRRPAAILGFVSGGAAQFRCVGGAGLSTSNAHIVSVPLTCSSIYNEGDIAGISVLPMVPSCQLCGAHRFLCEAPSSCCACGKIRLASPITQIALLELFKDPSSPLAILFRRKVRLYNNVFSFTSFGVRLDKELTSLQRGVYTFRAPG; encoded by the exons ATGGCTCAGGGTAGACGGCCGGCTGCCATCTTGGGATTTGTCTCAGG CGGCGCTGCTCAATTTCGGTGTGTTGGTGGTGCCGGTTTATCTACTTCCAACG CACATATTGTGTCCGTTCCTCTGACGTGTTCTTCTATTT ACAATGAAGGAGATATTGCTGGTATCAGTGTCTTGCCAATGGTTCCTTCATGTCAATTATGTGGCGCACATAGATTCCTTTGTGAAGCTCCATCTTCTTGTTGCGCATGTGGTAAGATTAGATTGGCATCTCCTATTACTCAGATTGCATTGCTGGAATTATTCAAGGACCCATCGTCTCCCTTGGCTATTTTATTCCGTCGTAAAGTACGATTGTACAACAATGTTTTTTCTTTCACATCATTTGGGGTTAGGCTTGACAAGGAATTGACTTCTCTTCAACGTGGGGTATACACATTTCGTGCGCCTGGCTAG